Proteins found in one Xenopus laevis strain J_2021 chromosome 1L, Xenopus_laevis_v10.1, whole genome shotgun sequence genomic segment:
- the LOC108696259 gene encoding uncharacterized protein LOC108696259 — translation MAFEPWKDYLQLGALVQTMARERRIHGQQQVSLFNTAGEESASLPVMEVPNQSGNATAQLLLARKPTDVPRLYCPQEEATSFFIQKMDNKKGNCSPKPTATTNCFKVPASDIQVEEDKTFQILLEPKLDGNFNNRPAHKTQAVKDTCLQVQQRANKIETGTPEPPSPSTRCASNANPHGEGSNAGDKLNNPDTQSSVKEQGATGKFCIFCKHNGESSRVFTSHTLRNANGSVICPVLWKYTCPLCGATGDLSHTLRYCPFNDEKGCLYDKSRRNSSGSLPRR, via the coding sequence ATGGCGTTTGAGCCCTGGAAAGACTACCTCCAGCTGGGGGCGCTAGTGCAGACAATGGCACGAGAGAGGAGAATACACGGACAGCAACAAGTGTCTCTGTTTAACACTGCGGGGGAAGAGAGTGCCAGCTTGCCAGTCATGGAGGTGCCAAATCAGAGTGGAAATGCCACCGCACAGCTTCTCTTAGCCAGAAAGCCCACTGATGTTCCTAGGCTTTACTGTCCACAGGAGGAGGCCACCAGTTTCTTCATCCAGAAGATGGACAATAAAAAGGGGAATTGCAGCCCTAAACCAACTGCAACTACAAACTGCTTTAAGGTTCCTGCAAGTGATATTCAGGTTGAGGAGGACAAAACCTTCCAGATCCTCCTTGAACCCAAACTGGATGGAAACTTTAACAATCGTCCTGCTCATAAGACTCAAGCTGTAAAGGACACCTGCCTCCAAGTCCAGCAAAGGGCAAATAAGATTGAGACTGGTACCCCTGAGCCACCATCACCCAGCACCCGTTGTGCTTCTAATGCCAATCCACATGGAGAGGGCAGCAATGCAGGTGACAAGCTGAACAACCCAGACACGCAGAGCAGCGTTAAAGAACAAGGTGCAACTGGGAAGTTCTGCATCTTCTGCAAACACAACGGGGAGTCCAGCAGAGTGTTCACCTCCCACACTTTGAGGAATGCCAATGGCTCAGTCATCTGCCCCGTCCTTTGGAAATACACCTGCCCCTTGTGTGGGGCGACAGGGGACCTCTCCCACACTCTCAGGTATTGCCCCTTCAATGATGAAAAAGGCTGCCTCTATGACAAGAGCAGGCGCAATTCTTCTGGTTCCCTGCCCAGGCGCTAA